The window AGAAATTGCAACTTAAGCCGATGTTGGAACTATCGCAGGTGGTGCAACACAAATTGTTAGTATTGCGTAAACCCTGTCCTATATTAAAAATGATGATCAAACTAGGCTATGTTTGAACTTTCACACAGCTTctcatctgtgtctgtgtgcaccATCCTTTGTATTTAGTTCTTATCAGGTCTGAATCAAACAAgagaatgtttgggttgcttggcaacagagAAGTTTCAAACTAGCATCATCCAAAACTTTTACGAGACCTGAGTCAAcagctccctctctttctctcactcgctctctctccttgcCTCGGTGGTACATAGAGCACAAAGGTTGTGTGACTGTGGAACACACCTGTTGCTACTTTTTAACTCAGGATGTATTGATCAGCTGTCAGTGTTTCTTTCTACTGAGTCTGACAAATCTTGCCAAGTGGAACAGACAGTTTGCAGTGATGATGGTAAGCATGCATTACATTGGAGTGTTCATGTTGCATACTGTCACCATAAATCACATCTAATTCAGGTCAAGGATTACAGTATGAGGTCGTAAGAGATGGAAGATAAAGAAGTTCGTTCAGGTGATTTAGAGACATCACGGACCACAACATGCATAAACAATCACTTTAAAGTCAAtaacatcaacatcaataaattaattattaaaacaaagttttagGCTCTCCTATGTATCCAAAATAGTTTGGGGATCTCTTCAAGTTTCCTTTTCCACCAAATGTGGTTTTGAATGTCTCAACAATTGCTGGATTTATTGTCAAGAAATTTGGGTCAAATAACTCCACTGATAATATTCCTATCCTACGTAGCAATAGGGAAGCAAACTGAAATCTACAACTAACGCGGAGAACATGATTAAACTGTGGCTTAACCTTCAGCATAAAGCATTCCTAGAAAGAGGCTATATTGTTTAGCTGTTTACATGTTCAATTCATGGCAttgtgtacatttgtttttgcataTTATTCATATTCCTTTGCTgagaattgtatttattttctatgcACCTTTTTATACTTAGTACCCCACAGCAACTTCGACACCAGTTTTCCTTACAGGCTAACTTGTCTCGTCTTAGCATGGCTTTATTCATATCTTTCATATCTGATTGTGGACTTCAGCAGAGGACAGCAGATGGATTACACCCCACTGAGAATTGATGGGACGCTGGTGGACAGGGTGTGCAGCTTCAAGTACCTGGGGGTGCACATCTCTGAGGATTTAACATGGACAACCCATATAGACAGTCAGGTGAAGAGGGTGAGGTAGCGCCTCTATAACCTCAGACAGCTGAGGAAATTCAAAGTCTCTGTGAAGGTTCTGAAGACTTTTTATTCCGGAGCGGTGGAGAATATGCTGACTGGAAACATCACCCAGTGGTACGGGAACAGCACTGTACATGACCGAAGAGCCCTGCAGAGGGTGCTGAAGTCAGCAGAGCGTACCATGGGTACAACACTCCCCACCCTCCAGGACATCTTCAcaaggaggagcacagccaGGGCAAACAGGATCATGAGTGATCCCCACCACCCAGGTAACGGACTGTTTACGCCTCTGGCAGGCGCATTCCTCAGACTGTCCGGACTGttaactccactctcctcagttaaaaacataaacagaactgtgattacatgatgcacacacaccacacattccaatctgcacattgcactttgacaccctggacactttacacactgacactttacactgtttacattattctatattttgtatattcaaatatttatttttaaaattttacattatattatattttactgtatatatgtgtattagtaatttgagatttattgcatggccttgcggaacagtctttacatttcattgcacatctgtatgagtaTGTGACACAAAAATCatgaatcttgaatcttaaaTCTTCTTAACAATGAGACAactgaaaaaatatatagagaCTATGAATAGCCTATAAATTCATGTGATAGGCTCACTGGAAACATTAGGGGTAGGATATTTGATGgaaaatttataaaaaatacaaagaaaatgtatttttatttgtattcaacCCACCCATAGACAGTTCCAATTGTAAGTGCATTTGTGGataattttaagattttaaaaatatgtcacTTAAGGGGGAAATGGCTGGGTCCAGATGTATGTAGTTAAACGACGATTAACTGAATGTAGTGTTTGTACAGCGtgagaggtacacacacacacacgagcaagTGGCACACAGTTAACAGGTAGAAGgtaggctgcaagctggactctttagtagtggtgacagagaggaggactctgaacaaactgttatccattatggataatcctggtcaccctctgcacaccctactggacaaacagcggagcagcttctccaacagactgacaCAACTCTGcagtcacaaggacagatacaagaaatctttcttaccgaaggccatgactctgtacaacagctcacctcatacaagcagagaactgtcatcatgataatatctgtctctccatatgttaaatttacaaattatccctgcactcatgttcacttcatttggctgtctactcgccgttatattgtctagtttctgctgataatatgtctacactcatgcactttaacttatgtcaatactgtccatttacaactctgtttttgcacatttacattcagtcttccatatttaatcttcctatttaagactagtaatgcttagttaaatcctagttgtatatattcacattcatccttagttttgatattttttagtatttatttactttgcatttaatattatattgtgtttagatttgctaacattgtgttttttactgatattgtgtgtttggataacctgcagctgtaacgccacaatttcccagtttgggatcaataaagttattctattctattattctattctattattctattattctattccattctattctattattctattatattctattctattctattctattctattctattctattctattctattctattctattctagaAAGAGACATTTCCGCTGGTCATGTTTTTAACCGGCCTGTCTCAGGTCAGCTGATGCGGGTCAGGGCGGCTTCATCGGAAGCTCATTGGTCGCGCTTCACTTGCACGGTCACATGCGCGCgttgtgtgtttggtttcacTTCCGCACTCCGCTTCTGTCTTTAGCCTGCTAGCCTTTTGGATGCTCTCACTTTGACTTGACACATTTCtgcggggggaaaaaaagtcggTTTTAAAATGTAGAACAGAAAAGCGTGAAGCCAGCAACAAGTATTTGGAACTCCGCGCCGTCTGCAGAATCACTTTATTTAACTGCGCAACATAGAGCAGCGTTATTGCTCTTAAAGTCAACAAGGAAACGAGGTTAGCGTGAGGAAGCGActgtcactttgtgtgtgtgtgtgtgttcaagtgtaacttctacaaaaaaaaagtgctcccGCTCACGTATGGGACAAGACGTCATGAAGGTAAGTGCAAAACGTACCAAGAAATGTGCCACAACTTTGTGCACCTCTTCTGGGTTCATCTTCTACAGTTTTCTAAGGAGAACTTATTGCCTCATGCGGAGGATGAACAGACATTTTGCATGAACATATTGCACCACAATAGCTACGTTTGGTTAAGGCTATACATATGCACATTCGCAAAGTGTAATTACCAATGAACACGATGAGTTAATGTCGTTTGTATCCCGTCTCTTGTAGCCTACAATATCTAATTGCAACAAAATTGTTTGCAATTGTGCTGCATTTATCCCTAATTTTAAATGCAGACTAAGTGCATGAATAAGAAAATTGCTAGTGGTAATAAATGACATGGCGTCAGTAATCTCTTTTCAATGTCATTATGTACCAGGTGATGAACAGACACAGTGGAGGGTCCTTCCCGAGGTGGACTCTGGTTCTTCAGCTGCTCCTGTGTGGGAGTGGAGTTTACACCACCAACAGCACCAAGAAATGTAAACTGTACTCTGACTCTGAATCAGAGCGGGAAGTCCTCAATCGGCTAGAGCCACTCGCACACATGAAGTAAGAAGTGACTCAGCCATATGACATTAATATGTTTTTGGGGTGTCCTGTCATCCAGCAGGAGTCAGCTCTACTTCTTTATGTCAACTAACCATGGCAGAAGCATTTAGCCTTTTTCGTATTTTACcgttcatttttgtttgtttttttttccttccaacatctgtctctcactgtgacGTGTTGTCATGTTGACAGCTTTACATTGGAGGTCACCAAGGAAGCTGAGAGTTACACATACGTGTTCCAGTTGTGTGGGGATGCATGGGGCGTTCCAGGAGCCGGGGTAGTTCAGTTGGACAACAAAAATAAGGAAGGGAAACCAACAGTGATCGGCTCATACAACGGAACACAAGCGTATGGAGGAAGTACGTCCCTGAAATGATGTTTGCATTAAGAACTcgtcttcttttgtttgtagTACTTTGAACTTCGGTGTTATTGCATAGGGTAGTTAAGAACAAtattctgtttaaatgtctgatTTTACTCTTTACTGCTTTTGTAGGTGACTGGGTGATGTTAATCTACAGAGATGGTGAAACATACGATACCCACTGCTCgaaggaaaagaggagagcCATGTTCATGATCTCTTGCAACAGAAACATGGACGTGGTAAAAGAAATACACCACATTCAACATCTGAACAAAAGGGGGCATAACGTCACCCATTACTTCCAAATTTTGCTCAGTTCATTAAGCCTGGGTAACCTAGCGGCACCCGCTTGTATACTGAAGTACCATGCTGTACATTTTGCAGAATGTGAAGCCTTTAGGAGCCCCAGAGTTTACTGTGATGTCTTACTAATGTTTCTTGTTTgacatgtgtttattttatgtttatttgtatagggaCAATAATGAATAAACTACTGCCAGCCACCACAGCAATTATAAACTAAGTTTATTTGCAATGCTCGTTCTTAGGTGGgcctttaaaatatttcaaactcaACAACAGATACACAAAAAACAGTATCAGACAAGCAAGACAATAAAAGGCAGAACAATACAGGATAATAGCTATCTTACAAACATGCAGTTTAGTTAAGTGTAGAGATTTATATTTATCCTTTTCTGCTCCATCT is drawn from Labrus bergylta chromosome 8, fLabBer1.1, whole genome shotgun sequence and contains these coding sequences:
- the m6pr gene encoding cation-dependent mannose-6-phosphate receptor is translated as MGQDVMKVMNRHSGGSFPRWTLVLQLLLCGSGVYTTNSTKKCKLYSDSESEREVLNRLEPLAHMNFTLEVTKEAESYTYVFQLCGDAWGVPGAGVVQLDNKNKEGKPTVIGSYNGTQAYGGSDWVMLIYRDGETYDTHCSKEKRRAMFMISCNRNMDVGRIVTVLEDRERDQDCFYLFELDSSAVCPPLESKLSPGSIILIIGLCIMAVYLIGGFLYQRLIVGAKGMEQFPNYAFWVELGNLTADGCDFVCRSKNREEAPAYRGAATEPLEEEPEERDDHLLPM